The region ATGTCAATGATCTCGTCAGGGATGCGCAGATACTTGATGGTGCTGCCTCGGATGTAGCACTCTGGCATCCGCCAGAACTTGTCTCCATCCTGCACGAGAGGGGGCAGCTATCTGCACCTGCCTTCACCCCTGTAGGCTGCCAAGTTCACAGTCCCAGACATGACATGGGACCCCTCCGGTGGGGTCAACAGACATTCGGCACCCTTGGCACATGAGGAAGAGCCAGGGCTACATGGGAGACGGCCCCCGCCTGTCTTTCAGTATGGGATGGGATTTATCACATGCAGCTCaaagcccagggcaggggctgcccatTGTACCAGGTGCTGCCACAGCCCAGTTGCTGtctgctcctgcccccagccttCTAGAACCCACCTTCTGGAACCTTTTCTACATCCCTGACTCATTCGTTCATCCATTTCCTGGCAGGGTCCAAGTTTGGCATGGGACACAGGGCAGGAGGACACAGACCTCGTGAGACAGGTGAAGAGggtcaggagaggggagggagacaggtcTGGCGCTCACCAGGAGCGGCTCCCCAAGATGCTAGTTTTCAGGGAAGCTAACTGAGGCTGGAGAGACAAGGGGGCTAGAAAAGACAAAACCCTGTGGTTCTTACTACATGGACGCCAAACgccctaccccctcccctctgccccctgccaggcaACCAGCACAAGGCCTCCCCCTAAAGTCCCCTCCTGCTGCCCTtgggcaggagcccagggctTCTTCCACCAGATTAgtttcccagccccacccccattgCTCGGAGCCAGAAGCCTGGGTagccttctcctccccccacacccttaGAAATCAGACCAAGACCTCTCCCTGCTCAGAACCCAATCAGagcctggcttgtgtggctcagtgggttgggcgtcctcccacaaaccaaaaggtcgctggttaaattcccgggtcagggcacacgcctgaagTGCCGGCTGGGTCCCCCGctggggacgtgcaagaggcaatagATCGATGTCGCTCTCACagatctccctctctttctccctcccttcccctctctctaaaaaaacaaataaaatcttaaaaaacaaaacaaaacaaaaaacatttagaGCCCCCTTGGCCCAAGGATCAGGTCCAAATTCAGGATGGCTCCCAGGCCCAAGATCCAGCCCCACCCTAGCTGCCCTGTCTTGGCACATTCAACACACTTTCCAAATGGAACTTTCTGGAACACACAAAGAGGGCTTCTGGCCCCTAGCACTTGGCATACACCATTGTCGGTTGTCGTCTTTCCTTGTCCAGCTATCTCTAGTCCATGACAGGGCTTGCCTCCCAGTCTCCAGTCTCCCCTAAATCCCCAGTCCTCTCCAGTCCTCGCCAGCAGTCTGGTCTGGCCCAGCAGAGGCGCTTGGTGGGTGAGATAACGTTTGAGGGCTGCTCTTCCCAGGAGCGTCCACGAGCTCCCATCCCACAGAGGAACCCTACGAGGCCCCACACATTCCTTTCCCAGAAAGAGTGGGCAAAGGGCCAAAGAGTGGGGATGCAAAGCACAGCCAGGCAGAAACAGAAGGATTCTGTAGAAGCTCTCGGCCAGGGCTAGGGCTGGCTGCTCCCGGATCGGCCCTCCCTCAGCCAAGGTCAGGCTGAGCCCAGTGCGCTCCCTGCAGGAGCCAGGGCTCCCTCTGCTTTCTGTGGCAGTAACTTAGCGCCTCCCAACCTGAGCTTCCCCTGGGATCTTGACCTCTGGAGTCTGGATTCTGCCACCCACCACCCAAGAGATTTCCATCCTCACCCCAGCCTTTTCTCCCAACCATCTGGCCACAGAAGGAAATGTCCAGAGGAGCCAAGCCTCCAAGCTTAGTTGGTGCTGGAGACTTGGACCAACCAAGGCCTGAACCCGGTAGTTGGTTCTAGGTCCCACGAGTGGATACAGACCTACTGGCCATGTGCAGAAGGACATATGCACATAAGGCTATGCAATGTGGCCGTGTCTGCTAAGACCACAATGGAGCCACCCAGACATCTGCTGCACATGGCAAGAAATCCAGAAGGGAGCTTCTAGCAGGCTGGGGTGGCAGCTCCACAATGTACCATTACAAGGAGCAGGTCAGAGCTGTGTAGGTGAGGGAAGGGGTCATGTCACCTGTCTGCCTGTGAGGGCATGAACCATCCAAAAGGATGGACTGGGGTAGGGGGCTGCCTCACACTGCGTAGCAAACCCTAGGGGCACACTGCCCATAGGCTCAAGacagccccaccctggctgggGCCCTCAGCAGCGTCTTCTCCTGTAACCTGGGGGGCTGTGGCTGGCAGGGGGACTAAGACTGGAGTCCATGCATGTTACTTACTGTGAGAGAGCCCTGCCTCCACCACCATCCTTGTTCTCATGGCTCTGGGGTCATCCCAGCCTGCAACCCCAgggacctgcccccagccctggtggGTTAGGTTCTGGCCCTGCACTTCCTGGTTTCAGGCCTGGGGAGGTAAACAAGCCTCCTGGTCCATGAGGCTACAGGGCCACCTTGCCCTCTGGTGGCCTGGATACCCCAAAACTACACCACTATGGCCTACAGCCTAGATCAATAGCAGCTAAGGCAGATAGGAAGGTGGGGTCTGCCTGCCCTGTAGGCCAACCCCTACCAGTACAGCAGGGACTTATAGCCAGAAGCACCCCCTCAGCCTGAGTCCTTCCTAGTCAGGGGCAGAATcagggacaggaggaggaggggaacagCTCAATACCTGCTCAGGAAGCATCCCCACAGGTACAGTCCTCATAGGTTCAAAGTCCAGGCACTAGGGACTTGGAGCCCTGTCCCTTGGCACTACTCTACACCAGACTAGTCCCGCAGGCCCCACCCCTGGTTGGAAGACTTGTGGTAGGCTGGACGAGCCCCCCATCTCCCAAAAGGTACAGGAAAGGGCCTTCACCCAATCTGGAGGCCAGAATGCTGAGGCCCTGTAAGCCTCCAGTCCACGCACACTCTTCTGGTCACACGGTCCCTACTACCCCCACACCCGCCCGCCCCACCCAATGGTCCCCAGGCGTCGGCCAGCTCCAGCGCAGGGCACTCACCCTGGACGTGCAGATCACCTCGCGCAGGTTGATGTTCATCCAGTTGTCGCAGCTGACAAGGTGCCCGTTGTATGTCTCACCATTTTTAAGCTCTACCAACTGGACGGAAATGGGCCCCAAGTCAGTCTTGGGCCCCAAGGGAGGTGCATCCCTGCCACTAAGAGAAGCCCTGCCCTTATCCAGACACATCCTCAACTCCTCTCAGGACCCAGGGGCCACTGCACTCAGCACCCAGGCCCTCCAGGGAGCACATCTTACAGGGACGCATTCTGCTTTTTCTGCACACTTTGCGGGGCATTGTAGATTTTCTACggggaaatcttttttttttttttttgtgaaagggaaaaaaaaccccaaacaaataaagaatagactgtgattttaaaaaggacCAACTCAGGTAGATGCCCAAGAGAAACAAAGGCATTCATCCATGCAAAAAATGCatacaggagccctggctgggttggtGGGAGCtgcattctgtacaccaaaaaaggctgcgggttcaattcccagtcgggacacatacctaggttgcagattcaatccctggtcaaggcatgtacaggaaacaaccaatcaatgtttttctctttctccctctcccttcctttctctctaaaagcaataaacatatcctctggtgagggttaaaaaaatgtatatacaaatgTTCACAGTAGCCAAATATTCAAATAGGCAAAAAGCAGAAACACCCCAAGTGTCTATCAACTGGTGAATGTGATGAACACATGGTGACCCATCCACACAATGGAAagct is a window of Phyllostomus discolor isolate MPI-MPIP mPhyDis1 chromosome 8, mPhyDis1.pri.v3, whole genome shotgun sequence DNA encoding:
- the LSM4 gene encoding U6 snRNA-associated Sm-like protein LSm4 isoform X4, which encodes MLVELKNGETYNGHLVSCDNWMNINLREVICTSRDGDKFWRMPECYIRGSTIKYLRIPDEIIDMVKEEVVAKGRGRGGLQQQKQQKGRGMGGAGRGVFGGRGRGGIPGTGRGQPEKKPGRQTGKQ